Genomic DNA from Parambassis ranga chromosome 10, fParRan2.1, whole genome shotgun sequence:
TATTGTAAATTCTACAATAATTCTTTTGTCATAGCCAACTACActtaaaaaatgtatatatttatagcCATTtgttataaatattatatatatttgtgttgttgcattgtttttgaaaacattctttcaaatactgtatttattcagATCAGTGTAAGTAACCTACTGAATATTCAATGAAAATGGGTCACCGCTTGCTAAACTGcacaggaagtgtgttttcCAGGTTTCAGCCAATCACTGTGATTTCCACTTTGTAGCATTTAGTCACCTTGTGACTAAATCTTCCATTTGAGTGCAGTTGTGCAGGGGTTGGGTGATGTACAGTAGCTGCTACGATGGCTGGAACTCTGGTTGCTTTGATTCTTCTGAGTACACTGTGTGAGTTTGTCGCTTTGGTAAAAACCACTATAAGCAACGTTTTACATAATGTGTCagactgttttatgtttttaactcttcttctctttttttttttagctctggTTCAGACCTCTGAGTTCGATCACCAGACCTCTCTGACTGTGGCTGAACATGGAGATAATTTGACTCTGACATGTTTGGGAATTGAGTACGGAATGTTTTACTGGTTTAAGATGGATTTTGGATACATGGCTGGAAGTATTGTTAGAGGAAGTTTTGACAGAGTAACACTTGAAAAATCTTTTGACAAACGAAAATTTATGGTGGAAAAAGTGGGTAATGTGTATTCCCTCACCATAACAAATGTAAGCAAAGAAGATGAAGCTGTGTACTTTTGTCAAACAGGATCGTCTTACGAAATAATGATCAGGAACGTCACAGTTTTGGCTGTAAATGGTAAAGTAGATCTGTTTCTTTGTACTTGatatgtatatgtgtttttACGATTATGTTTAAATTATGTCAATGTTAAATATTGGTGCCAGGTAAAAACATATTAATTAATCAGTACTACAATATTATCATgatatgatttatttatttacattttgagAGTAAGGATGAGTAAAGTTGAAATTTTTTGAACATCATTGCCAGCTCAAAGATTATGTAAGTTCTCCCTTCTGTATGCCTGACATGACTTTTATTCCTTACTTTGTGGGCCTCTGTCTTACCATTTGTGACCCACACAGATCCTAAAACTAAGCAGAAATCTGTCTACGTGAAACAAAGTCCAAACATGAAGTCTGTGCCGTTGGGCGACACGGTGAACCTGCAGTGTTCACTTTTCTCTGggaacaaagaaaacacagatcAGTGTCCGGGTAATCACAGCGTGTACTGGTTCAGAGCGGGATCTGGATCTTATCCAGGCATCATTTACACTGACAGGAGCAGtggtgaagaacaagaggaCAGGAGATGTGACTACCGTCTACCCAAAACTATAAGAGGCTCTGCTGATACTGGGACATACTACTGTGCTGTGGTCACATGTGGACAGATCCTGCTTGGTGAAGGAACCACAGTGGCCACAAGTACGTAAATCTTCTATTATCAGCTTCTATGCTATTTGTTGCATTACTTTAAATGATGAGATGATCTACAATTTATCTAATCTTCTGGCTTTATGAACTATAATTAATGCTTTTCACAGGCTTACATGAACTGATCCTTTCTCAGTGGAAGTCAAGCTGCCGTGGAACTcgtcttttttcttcctctttttgttctttttgttcGTTTGTTTTCTCACAATTTCCTCTGTCACATTGAGGCCACTACATGTTCTATTGTTACCAGTATagcatagattttttttgtttgtgtgaaattgttatttgaaCATCACCATTTAAAATGAACTGCTCATAATGCTGTTGTTGTCCAAGCTGATTTTACTCTCAGCAAATGAGCAGTCATGCAAACAATGGCTCTGAcctgtctctttgtgttgttttcttttctttttcagaaACTTTCTGCCCCATTGTTATTGTGCTGACACTGCTGGCCGTGTCTGTGCTTGTGAATTTCTGTCTTCTTCTCACCATCATGCAAAAAAAGCCAGTTTGTCCCTGTTGCACAGGTAGGTCGACTCATAAACACCTGCACACCTACAAGTTATGATCCAATTCGTGTGAGGAGCAGGGTTAATTTATGTGTATTGGAAAGAATGCAGGTTTGATGTACTGCTGCTTTGACTTGAGAAACAAAAGTTAGAGCTAAGTTATGTCCATTGGCCGTGAGATTTTAGAGTTTATAGCCCTGCTGAAAACAGTGATCAGAAGTGAACAGTGAGATGTTACAGCTGATAGAAACATAACTCTGATCACCACCATTTCACAACCGTGCATCTCAGAATGCAGAATGAAGCTCGACTACAACTGAAGCCAGGAACTGAAACCATCCCTGCCCAGACTACTCTGAGCTTACAGACATTAAATACACAACAGGTTTACGTCTAATATTGTGTTGCTTTTCTGGGCAGGAGAAGTAACCACTTCTAACTTTGTTGAGCAAGACCGAGCAGCTGAGCTTCAACAAAGTGATCGGGTAAATATCATCTCTAAATAACTGACAAGTAATAAAGAGCCGATTGAAAGTGAAGATATGATGAGTTAGCTTCATATTGCTATTATATAACAAGCCTTTGAAATTAAACTATCAGAAGATTATAGGTTCATTTCAGGCATTTGGTGCAGTTATGATTTCACACAGCTACGTATAGTTATGCTTGAGAGGAGCTTAAATTAATCCCTACCCAGTTTCTTTGTTGAAATGAGTGGATTAAGTGACAACAATAAGCAGAAGACCTCTTGTAAAGTGAAGAACAACAGTGTCAGAggtaaatcaataaataatcaATCTCCATTATTGCTTTTTTACAGGAAGGTGAAGCGGCAGGAATTAACTATGTGGCGCTGGATTTCCAATCAAGAAAAGCTAATAAATGGAAGGATAGGAGGGAGACACATGGTTGCAACTCTGAGTGTTTGTATTCTGACATGAAAGACTGCCAGTAAAGAGCTGCACCCATGACCAAGGAACATCTCATCTCATGTAAATCTGGTGACTAAtcactgctttgtttttatttgtatttgttatCTTTAttgtaatacatttttaaaatttataTAAACAAGAAGAATTTAAACAGTGTATtctgagaatatttttttttaacatatttttggGAAATATCACCTTTGTACGGGACCATGAACTTGCCTGTTCTGGTAGACAGAATAAATGTTCAAAGgattcaaagattcaaagaGGTTTatttgtcatatgcacagtattgGCAGCGGGATCATCTGAGCAATGAAATGCTTAAAATGAGGCAAAAGAACGTTGTCACCAACAACGCAATCAATTAAAAAGCCGATACTGagctaaagaaaaacaaatcacaaacatgctgccgttttcttttaatatttcagGAGATACTCAGCATCATCACTTCCTCTGTGAATATATAACCTGAGAGTAGACACTGTCCTCACCaaactctctctttctttgagtcagcaaaacaaaaaaccagCTTATTTTTAATTACAGCACAGGTTCCAGTATATTCCTGTGGGGATTACGCTGAGACAGCATTTCACACAATAAATGGTCATTGTTGAAATTACATTCAATTCGAATTGACATTATCTTAAAATTAAAAGGATCCTAGAATGTGTTTACCTTCATGAATAAGTCTTTATCTGTCAGGAAGGGTTGAAGTAGGACTCAGGCGCAGGCAGGATTCAGCATAGCACATGACAtcgcaaaaaacaaaacaaaactcccCAAAAATACCAAACTAACCTAAGAAAAACCCAACTTAgaaatattccaaaaaacataAGGCAACTCAGGAGAAACTGAAGGTGACAAGACAATCTGGCACAAAGAGGAACACAggacttaaccctcatgcgttgttcgggacatttttgtcctctgagagaaatttttctgtttattttggccataactttgtcaatatgtggacaaattgaatcatttttcctcaataagcttaattttacataaattttgttaatatgattttaaaatttttcataggtcaacggtacactgtgggcaaattttaccccctaatgtgttgttcggggacaaaaacgtcccctaactttaacggttttaaaaatatattagataaatatttttttgaaatttttttgcatagaccttttaattaacttcagttctaatcaacagtagtgaaaaaatcattttcccccaggattttaaccctttaatcaccaattttataaggggtggtgctgaaaattgaaaaaaaaaacacaaaatggctcatttttaatagaaaaggtgaatgtggactggattcttttgaacctttattacagtcttggtcatgtcaaacatcagtaaaaaaattgacttgattgcattattagtttttgcacagcactggattttctttttttctccctaatgtgttgttcggggacaaaaacgtcccctaactttaacggttttaaaaatatattagataaatatatttttgaattttttttgcatagaccttttcattaacttcagttctaatcaacagtagtgaaaaaatcattttcccccaggattttaaccctttaatcaccaattttataaggggtggtgctgaaaattgaaaaaaaaaacacacaaaatggctcatttttaatagaaaaggtgaatgtggactggattcttttgaacctttattacagtcttggtcatgtcaaacatcagtaaaaaaattgactttattgcattattagtttttgcacagcactggattttctttttttctcccattttgtcccatagacttacattataaacacactttttttgactgcacagccatggcactaaataatcatgcattcttgattgttggtggtttaccctgttggtaggaggtaacatttgtgatttttacagttaacaacttaattaccatattaaccctttacctgcaggcctgtgctcatgtactgtagtttctggcttgtatatggagttatagggagtattttagcacataattgtgtgtctacacactgtgtgtgtatgttagagaggaagagagccatttgcacactgtcagggaaggaaagtcaggaaaataaagttactaagtaagtgaagtgtacctaattcagacgtacaacggcaatgcataagcatgtaaaatgaaaacatccaggagttctggcgtctgaagttgtggatgggtaaaatagctgttttgtttttttttttttagctttcggaaaacacgtcctccagtagagtgactttacttttaggttagtgtctcagttgagatcactgaattagtctaagtgaggtctaagtgccccttttccatggtgtgttgcgctccacacgaccatacgtacatgtgcatgttactaaatagacaccatagatagataacttgataacataataaataatcattgactaaccaaatctaatctacagtttagtcccctactaaaattagtattaaaagtagtttagtaaagtaaagtaaagtaaatttgttgcagccctaaaagtaagtgccgggccctttgatgctgagaggttcagactaaacaaaacaaaaacactagtggacttgcatgcatcctcctggtcatttaatggtgacaagagcagcaagcagcatgaagagaggattcacctgtgcatgagtgaaggattcacttgtgaacgaatgaaggattcgcttgtgaacaagtgacggatctacttgacGGTGAcggtgcagccttcacagcttcacagcctggcccttcatagagccaggctgcacaatcatttccagagattgtgcacaagtgaatcctctcttcatgttgctttctgctcttctcaccatcaaatgaccacaaggtcacatgtaagaccacttgcctttttgttttgtttagtctgcacctgtagacatcaaagggccacacgtgcatagcaacactttctttgtttttgtttactatgaagactctgtggttgtgtgtactcacagacaacaagatcagtgtgcaaatggctctcttcctctctaacatacacacacagtgtgtagacacacaattatgtgctaaaatactccctataactccatatacaagccagaaactacactacatgagcacaggcctgcaggtaaagggttaatatggtaattaagttgttaactgtaaaaatcacaaattttacctcctaccaacagggtaaaccaccaacaatcaagaatgcatgattatgtagtgccatggctgtgcagtcaaaaaaagtgtgtttataatgtaagtctatgggacaaaatgggagaaaaaaagaaaatccagtgctgtgcaaaaactaataatgcaataaagtcaattttttactgatgtttgacatgaccaagactgtaataaaggttcaaaagaatccagtccacattcaccttttctattaaaaatgagccattttgtgtgtttttttttcaattttcagcaccaccccttataaaattggtgattaaagggttaaaatcctgggggaaaatgattttttcactactgttgattagaactgaagttaatgaaaaggtctatgcaaaaaaaattcaaaaatatatttatctaatatatttttaaaaccgttaaagttaggggacgtttttgtccccgaacaacacattagggagaaaaaaagaaaatccagtgctgtgcaaaaactaataatgcaatcaagtcaatttttttactgatgtttgacatgaccaagactgtaataaaggttcaaaagaatccagtccacattcaccttttctattaaaaatgagccattttgtgtttttttttttcaattttcagcaccaccccttataaaattggtgattaaagggttaaaatcctgggggaaaatgattttttcactactgttgattagaactgaagttaattaaaaggtctatgcaaaaaaatttcaaaaaaatatttatctaatatatttttaaaaccgttaaagttaggggacgtttttgtccccgaacaacacattagggtagtgtttgcgaacaatgcatgagggttaaatagACAAaggaacaagacacaggtgaaacgcattagggcagggcaaacaatcacagaggcgggaacacaggggaagtaaaacacacagacaaacacaagggagaaaggactttcaaaataaagcaggaaacaggacagaaccaaAGTAACAACACAAGGAACACTAGAAAACCCGAAAACAACCAGAAAACTAAGaattaaattacaaaaaaagagaataacCCAAACCATAAATAACCAAATCCTAACATTTTCACTGTTTATTTAACAAtaacatatattatatataaatatttgatcttaacagctgtgtgttttaggtTAGGCATTCGAGGCTAAATGCAACATTTTTATGGAGTCCATGACTCAAATTTCtacaaacatttgtattttatttacaataaatgatTCTAATTTGTAGCCACATTTTCACCCATAACTCAAGAAATCATACGTTATCAAAATTACCATAGAAGTGATAtataaaaggtcaaaggtcaacaatGAGACTTGACAGATCAGGGCAATCGGGCAACACTCACAGGTATGCGTCACATTTCTTCTGATACTTATCGACTGTTGGAGAAAAGATGAAACCAGGAGTTCATCCACActccaatggtgtaaatcgccaactCTAACCAAGATGGCAGGCGTCCTGTTGGGTTGAAGTCCGGGTGTcgagagactttttggtgcctCTCGGTATGATAAACGTGTACTAATACTCATGCACCTACGTCAAACTAAGCCAAAAGTGAGGGGGGTGTTGAAAATTTCaggggggcgctgtagagccattttgtcCTGCCCATTTGCAACGACTATACAAtatcaacttttattttttgccaGACCTGACGAGTGTGCAAAGTGTTGTGAGTTTTtgtggcaaaggggtgaaaaaagGCTCGTTTTCGGtgcaaataataaatataacgATTACAATAGGGTCTTTGCACCACTTAGTGCTCGGGCAGTAAAAAACACAACCTGCCGTTTAAACAGACTGAGTGGTCTACAAAAGGTACAGCCCCATAGCACAGGCTATAAAAGGGTCATACATGTGCTGGTCCTCAGGATTAAAAATATACTTTCATAATAAAGGCCGTGTCAGGGTACGTGTGTAAAACAGTCTTTAATTCAAGGCTagaagggcaaaggcaaaagttaactaaaaatcacactcaaCGTGGAAACTAAAGGTAGCAAGACAAAGGGTCCATAACAAAAGGTCTAACTTAGCATGGAGGCAAACGTGGCGagtaaaacaaaaggaaacTAAACCTGACTAGAAATCAAACAAGACATAAGGTAAGACAAAACCAAAAGACAGGGCATAGGGCCAAACGAGATCATAACATGGCATGGCAAGAAACCTGGAGTCGAGGCAGGGGCAAACCCTCAGAAGAGCCGAGGACCAGAACAAACCCTCCACAGAGACAAGACGAACTAGCACCCGGTGCGGGGAAGACCCAGACTAAATACatgggaccagggaagacaactagacacaggtggcacacattagggcaggtaatcacacaagaagggaaaccacaggaagagaagcacaagacaagacacaaggaggacaggactgtcaaagtaaaacaggaagcacaagacaaggcGAACACCACAAGGACAAAGACTCAAgagctaaacaaaaacccagcgAGACAAAACACAAGCCTACAACTaccaggataataacaataagtGAGCACAAGGTAAAACAGAAACTaaaaccaggaaaacaaaacacagggtCATGACAGGCTGTACTGTggaaagtgtcacagtgatcctCTGACATCAGAATACACACGTTCTTTGGTCTTCAGCTCTTTCTTTTTCCGTCCACTTGAAGTTTTATCTCCAGAGAATTGCAGCGCAGCGTAGTTCAGATCACTTTCATCTTTAGTCTGTGTGGTGAACAAAATAGTCAttactctttctttctcttctatgaaagtaaagtaaattaTAATTTATGATGATCACACACAAATTGACTCATGTTGTCAGGTTTTTCTTGTGAAGTGGTGCTTTCTCTCCCTAGATGAAAAAAAGTAATATTATGTATCAATCTGGCATGTTTACTGGCAGGTAAAGTAAATATCATATTGTTTAGCTCTGCATGGTGACAAAATGACTTCAGTTCACTGAAGCATAACATACATTTTGTTGAAAATAATAGGAAATgcacatatatatttttgtaatgcatcagaaaaaacaaaacacaccttTAATTGAAAATATGTCTGTAAAAACGTAATTTTTATGAACTGTGTCCTGGTTTGTATACACAAAGTGGCACTCAAATCAAATCAGCAAATTCAATAAACAGCACCTACCTTTATTCTTTGTACAAGCTGCTCTCATCAATTGGTTACAGATGAAAACAATATTTACAGTTACAGAGATGACCAGGCAGATTATTATCAGCAGCGCATTAGGTCCTGTTTGTTctacaaatgaagagaaaaacacatcagagtTGGTTCTGGTGTGCCGTCAGTATTTTAACTTCCAGTACTGAACACAAAATCATACCCAGGTCTGGTTTAGTTCCACGTCCAAACAAAATCTCCCCACATGTAGCCAAAGCACAGTAGTAGGTCCCAGAATCAGAGGAGCTGATGTTCTTAGAGAAGTGGTAAACACATCTCTTCTGAGAGTCAGATCTCTCCTCACATTCATCTTGTCTGTGTCCATCAGTGAAGATGATGTCTGGATGAGATTTATGAGATCGGAAC
This window encodes:
- the LOC114443024 gene encoding uncharacterized protein LOC114443024 — translated: MAGTLVALILLSTLSLVQTSEFDHQTSLTVAEHGDNLTLTCLGIEYGMFYWFKMDFGYMAGSIVRGSFDRVTLEKSFDKRKFMVEKVGNVYSLTITNVSKEDEAVYFCQTGSSYEIMIRNVTVLAVNDPKTKQKSVYVKQSPNMKSVPLGDTVNLQCSLFSGNKENTDQCPGNHSVYWFRAGSGSYPGIIYTDRSSGEEQEDRRCDYRLPKTIRGSADTGTYYCAVVTCGQILLGEGTTVATKTFCPIVIVLTLLAVSVLVNFCLLLTIMQKKPVCPCCTGEVTTSNFVEQDRAAELQQSDREGEAAGINYVALDFQSRKANKWKDRRETHGCNSECLYSDMKDCQ